The following proteins are co-located in the Pseudomonas fluorescens genome:
- a CDS encoding urease accessory protein UreD, which translates to MNLPVTPALFTPSWHAELELGYARFGDTTRPVMRRHLGPLRVQKHLYAEGPEVCQHIIVHPPGGIAGGDRLDIHAHVGANAWAQLTSPGAAKWYRANGPAFQQLELTVEAGATLEWLPQETIVFSAAQAELTTRVALQGDARLFYWDVVALGRPASGERFDLGHFQSHLDIRRDGQLLWHERQRIVGADGLLDSPIGLDGQPVFATLLLTGDIEPELLETCRALPHTVRGDLTQLPGLLVARCLASEALLARAWLIDLWRLLRPAVLGREAVLPRIWST; encoded by the coding sequence ATGAACCTGCCCGTTACACCCGCCCTGTTCACCCCCAGCTGGCATGCCGAGCTGGAACTCGGCTACGCGCGTTTCGGCGACACCACGCGCCCGGTAATGCGCCGCCACCTTGGCCCGCTGCGCGTGCAAAAACACCTGTACGCCGAAGGCCCCGAGGTGTGCCAACACATCATCGTGCACCCGCCCGGCGGGATTGCCGGCGGTGATCGCCTGGACATCCACGCCCATGTCGGCGCCAATGCCTGGGCGCAATTGACCAGCCCCGGCGCAGCCAAGTGGTACCGCGCCAATGGTCCGGCCTTTCAACAGCTTGAACTGACGGTAGAAGCCGGCGCCACCCTGGAATGGCTGCCCCAGGAAACCATCGTGTTCAGCGCCGCCCAGGCGGAACTCACTACGCGCGTAGCGCTGCAAGGCGACGCCCGGCTGTTTTATTGGGACGTGGTCGCCCTCGGCCGCCCCGCCAGCGGCGAGCGTTTTGACCTCGGCCACTTTCAATCGCACCTGGATATTCGCCGCGACGGCCAGTTGCTCTGGCACGAGCGCCAGCGCATTGTGGGCGCCGACGGTTTACTCGACTCCCCCATCGGGCTGGACGGCCAGCCGGTGTTTGCCACGCTGTTGCTCACCGGTGATATCGAGCCCGAATTATTGGAAACCTGCCGCGCCTTGCCCCATACGGTGCGCGGCGACCTGACCCAACTGCCCGGCTTGCTGGTGGCCCGCTGCCTGGCCAGTGAAGCGCTGCTGGCACGGGCCTGGCTGATTGATTTATGGCGGCTGTTGCGCCCGGCGGTGCTGGGCCGTGAAGCCGTTTTACCGCGAATCTGGAGCACCTGA
- the urtE gene encoding urea ABC transporter ATP-binding subunit UrtE — protein sequence MLQVDKLHQYYGGSHILRGLSFDVNVGEVTCLLGRNGVGKTTLLKCLMGLLPAKEGAVNWEGKAITGLKPHQRVHAGIAYVPQGREIFGRLTVEENLLMGLSRFPGAEAKAVPEFIYELFPVLLQMKHRRGGDLSGGQQQQLAIGRALASRPRLLILDEPTEGIQPSVIKEIGMVIKKLAARGDMAILLVEQFYDFASELADQYLVMSRGEIVQQGRGENMESEGVRGLVSI from the coding sequence ATGCTGCAAGTCGACAAGTTGCACCAGTACTACGGCGGTAGCCACATCCTGCGCGGGCTGTCCTTCGACGTGAACGTCGGCGAGGTCACCTGCCTGCTCGGCCGTAACGGCGTGGGCAAGACCACCCTGCTCAAATGCCTGATGGGTTTGCTGCCCGCCAAAGAAGGCGCGGTGAACTGGGAAGGCAAGGCCATTACCGGGCTCAAGCCGCACCAGCGCGTGCACGCGGGCATCGCCTACGTGCCGCAGGGCCGGGAGATTTTCGGCCGCCTGACCGTGGAAGAAAACCTGTTGATGGGCCTCTCTCGGTTTCCCGGTGCCGAGGCCAAAGCAGTCCCGGAGTTTATCTACGAACTGTTCCCGGTCTTGCTGCAAATGAAGCACCGCCGTGGCGGTGATTTGTCCGGCGGCCAGCAGCAACAGTTGGCAATCGGCCGCGCCCTGGCCAGCCGCCCGCGCCTGTTGATTCTCGACGAGCCCACCGAGGGCATTCAGCCGTCCGTGATCAAGGAAATCGGCATGGTGATCAAAAAGCTCGCCGCCCGTGGCGATATGGCGATCCTGTTGGTGGAGCAGTTCTACGACTTCGCCTCCGAGCTGGCCGACCAGTACCTGGTGATGTCCCGTGGCGAAATCGTGCAGCAAGGCCGTGGAGAAAATATGGAAAGTGAGGGTGTGCGCGGCCTGGTTTCTATATAA
- the urtD gene encoding urea ABC transporter ATP-binding protein UrtD, translating to MRVTATAEFMLEPILEPNKDAGSSRDAIGIGQAAGKGLNTRHGTLLTLEDISVSFDGFKALNDLNLYIGVGELRCIIGPNGAGKTTLMDVITGKTRPSHGKAWFGETLDLTSMSEVQIAQAGIGRKFQKPTVFEALSVFENLELAQKTDKSVWASLRARLSGEQKDRIDEVLETIRLTASVQRPAGLLSHGQKQFLEIGMLLMQDPQLLLLDEPVAGMTDAETEFTAELFKRLAGKHSLMVVEHDMGFVGSIADHVTVLHQGSVLAEGSLEQVQENERVIEVYLGR from the coding sequence ATGAGAGTCACTGCGACGGCGGAATTTATGCTCGAACCTATTCTTGAGCCGAACAAAGATGCGGGCAGCAGCCGCGATGCGATCGGCATCGGCCAGGCCGCAGGCAAGGGCCTCAACACCCGCCACGGCACCCTCCTGACCCTGGAAGACATCAGTGTCAGCTTCGACGGTTTCAAGGCGCTCAATGACCTGAACCTGTACATCGGCGTCGGCGAACTGCGCTGCATCATCGGCCCCAACGGCGCAGGCAAAACCACGCTGATGGACGTGATCACCGGCAAGACCCGTCCCAGCCACGGCAAGGCCTGGTTCGGCGAAACCCTCGATTTGACCAGCATGAGCGAAGTGCAGATCGCCCAGGCCGGTATCGGCCGCAAGTTCCAGAAACCCACGGTGTTCGAAGCCCTGAGCGTGTTCGAAAACCTGGAGCTGGCGCAGAAAACCGACAAGTCCGTGTGGGCCAGCCTACGCGCACGCCTGAGCGGCGAGCAGAAAGACCGTATCGATGAAGTGCTCGAGACCATCCGCCTGACGGCGTCGGTACAGCGCCCGGCCGGGCTGCTGTCCCACGGCCAGAAGCAATTCCTGGAAATCGGCATGTTGTTGATGCAAGACCCGCAGTTGTTGCTGCTGGACGAACCCGTAGCGGGCATGACCGACGCCGAAACCGAGTTCACCGCCGAACTGTTCAAGCGCCTGGCGGGCAAGCACTCGCTGATGGTGGTGGAGCACGACATGGGCTTCGTCGGCTCGATTGCCGACCACGTGACGGTGTTGCACCAGGGCAGCGTGCTGGCCGAGGGGTCGCTGGAACAGGTGCAGGAAAATGAGCGGGTGATCGAGGTTTACCTCGGGCGCTGA
- the urtC gene encoding urea ABC transporter permease subunit UrtC, which yields MNQPLMLTATQKAGPKVTIAVGAAILILLLALPVCSLLSPEHPLHVSAYTLTLMGKILCYAIVALALDLVWGYAGMLSLGHGLFFALGGYAMGMYLMRQASGDELPAFMTFLSWTELPWYWMGTEHFLWALCLVVLAPGLLALVFGFFAFRSRIKGVYFSIMTQALTFAGMLLFFRNETGFGGNNGFTNFRSILGFGITEPGTRAVLFFATVLLLVASLYTGWRLAQSKFGRVLTALRDAENRLMFCGYDPRGFKLFVWVLSAVLCGLAGALYVPQVGIINPSEMSPTNSIEAAVWVALGGRGTLIGPLLGAGVVNGMKSWFTVAFPEYWLFFLGALFIIVTLYLPKGVIGLLKKRGEQ from the coding sequence ATGAACCAGCCATTGATGCTTACCGCCACGCAAAAGGCCGGGCCCAAAGTCACGATAGCGGTCGGCGCGGCCATCCTGATCCTGCTGCTGGCCCTGCCCGTGTGCTCGCTGCTGTCACCTGAACATCCGCTGCATGTGTCGGCCTACACCCTGACGCTGATGGGCAAGATCCTCTGCTACGCCATCGTCGCCCTGGCCCTGGACCTGGTGTGGGGTTACGCAGGAATGTTGTCCCTCGGCCACGGCTTGTTCTTTGCGCTGGGCGGTTACGCGATGGGCATGTACCTGATGCGTCAGGCGTCCGGGGACGAGTTACCGGCGTTCATGACCTTCTTATCGTGGACTGAGCTGCCCTGGTATTGGATGGGCACCGAACACTTTCTCTGGGCCCTGTGCCTGGTGGTGCTGGCGCCGGGTTTACTGGCCCTGGTGTTCGGGTTCTTCGCCTTCCGCTCGCGGATCAAGGGCGTGTATTTCTCGATCATGACCCAAGCCCTGACCTTTGCCGGGATGCTGTTGTTTTTCCGCAACGAGACCGGCTTTGGCGGCAACAACGGCTTTACCAATTTTCGCAGCATCCTGGGCTTCGGCATCACCGAGCCCGGCACGCGGGCGGTGTTGTTTTTTGCCACGGTGCTGTTGCTGGTCGCCAGCTTGTACACCGGCTGGCGCCTGGCGCAGAGCAAGTTCGGCCGTGTACTGACGGCATTGCGCGACGCCGAAAACCGCCTGATGTTTTGCGGTTACGACCCGCGCGGTTTCAAGTTGTTTGTGTGGGTGTTGAGCGCCGTGCTGTGTGGCTTGGCGGGGGCGTTGTATGTGCCGCAAGTGGGCATCATCAACCCCAGCGAAATGTCGCCGACCAACTCCATCGAAGCCGCTGTGTGGGTGGCCCTGGGTGGGCGCGGCACCTTGATCGGGCCGCTGCTCGGCGCCGGTGTGGTGAACGGCATGAAGAGCTGGTTCACCGTGGCGTTTCCGGAATACTGGCTGTTCTTTCTCGGGGCCCTGTTCATCATCGTCACCCTGTATTTGCCCAAGGGTGTCATCGGCCTGTTGAAGAAACGGGGTGAACAATGA
- the urtB gene encoding urea ABC transporter permease subunit UrtB has product MPTALYRFIVAALLLLPFAAQAGDADDFLAANPTQQAKLLQDWAAQPDPARIELVDALQRGQLTLNGETKTVRLNNRLRGLIDNVQASQQLLAADPKVRLAAAKTLQKSAQPAQLKFLDQQVAAETNEDVHSALSLALANLQLVDTDPAVRLAAVRLLGGTGDPLARTRLEALLAPGVETDAAVHTAAETSLAQVKRKLMFGEILGQAFSGMSLGSILLLAALGLAITFGLLGVINMAHGEMLMLGAYSTYVVQLMMQRYVPAAIEFYPLIALPVAFFVTAAIGMVLERTVIRHLYGRPLETLLATWGISLMLIQLVRLVFGAQNVEVSNPEWLSGGIQVLPNLVLPYNRIVIIAFALCVVVLTWLLLNKTRLGLNVRAVTQNRNMAACCGVPTGRVDMLAFGLGSGIAGLGGVALSQIGNVGPDLGQSYIIDSFLVVVLGGVGQLAGSVMAAFGLGIANKILEPQIGAVLGKILILALIILFIQKRPQGLFALKGRVID; this is encoded by the coding sequence ATGCCCACTGCCCTTTACCGTTTCATCGTCGCGGCCTTGCTGTTGCTGCCTTTCGCAGCACAGGCAGGCGACGCCGACGACTTCCTCGCTGCCAACCCGACGCAACAAGCCAAGCTGCTCCAGGATTGGGCCGCCCAGCCCGACCCCGCGCGCATCGAACTGGTAGACGCCCTGCAACGAGGCCAGCTCACGCTCAACGGTGAAACCAAAACCGTACGCCTGAACAACCGCCTGCGCGGCCTGATCGACAACGTCCAAGCCAGCCAGCAACTGCTCGCCGCCGACCCCAAGGTGCGCTTGGCAGCCGCCAAAACCCTGCAAAAAAGCGCGCAACCTGCGCAACTCAAATTCCTCGATCAGCAGGTCGCCGCCGAAACCAACGAGGACGTGCACAGCGCCCTCAGCCTGGCGCTGGCCAACCTGCAGTTGGTCGACACCGACCCCGCCGTGCGCCTCGCCGCCGTGCGTTTGCTGGGCGGCACCGGTGACCCGCTGGCCCGTACGCGTCTTGAGGCGTTGCTCGCGCCAGGTGTCGAAACCGACGCCGCCGTGCACACCGCTGCCGAGACCAGCCTGGCGCAGGTCAAACGCAAACTGATGTTCGGCGAGATCCTCGGCCAGGCCTTCAGCGGCATGTCGCTGGGTTCGATCCTGCTGCTCGCGGCCCTGGGCCTGGCAATCACCTTCGGCCTGCTCGGCGTGATCAATATGGCCCACGGCGAGATGCTGATGCTCGGGGCGTACTCGACTTACGTGGTGCAGCTGATGATGCAGCGCTACGTGCCCGCCGCCATCGAGTTCTACCCGTTGATTGCGCTGCCAGTGGCGTTTTTTGTCACCGCTGCCATCGGCATGGTCCTGGAGCGTACGGTGATTCGCCACCTGTACGGCCGGCCGCTGGAAACCCTGCTCGCCACCTGGGGCATCAGCCTGATGCTGATTCAGTTGGTGCGCCTGGTGTTCGGTGCGCAGAACGTCGAAGTGTCCAACCCCGAATGGCTGTCCGGCGGCATTCAAGTGCTGCCCAACCTGGTGCTGCCGTACAACCGCATCGTGATCATCGCGTTCGCGCTGTGCGTGGTGGTGCTGACCTGGCTGCTGCTGAACAAGACCCGCCTGGGCCTCAACGTGCGCGCCGTCACCCAGAACCGCAACATGGCGGCCTGCTGCGGCGTACCCACCGGGCGGGTGGACATGCTCGCGTTTGGCCTGGGTTCCGGCATCGCCGGGCTGGGTGGCGTCGCGCTGAGCCAGATCGGCAACGTCGGCCCGGACCTGGGCCAGAGCTACATCATCGACTCATTCCTGGTGGTGGTGCTCGGCGGTGTCGGCCAACTGGCCGGTAGCGTCATGGCCGCCTTTGGCCTGGGCATCGCCAACAAAATTCTGGAACCGCAGATCGGCGCCGTACTCGGCAAGATCCTGATCCTCGCGCTGATCATTCTGTTTATCCAGAAACGCCCGCAAGGACTCTTCGCACTGAAAGGACGGGTGATCGACTGA
- the urtA gene encoding urea ABC transporter substrate-binding protein — MKRRSLIKAFTLSASIAAMGLTWTVQAAETIKVGILHSLSGTMAISETSLKDMALMTIDEINAKGGVNGKMLEPVVVDPASNWPLFAEKGRQLLTQDKVAVVFGCWTSVSRKSVLPVFEELNGLLFYPVQYEGEEMSPNVFYTGAAPNQQAIPAVEYLMSEEGGGAKRFFLLGTDYVYPRTTNKILRSFLHSKGVADKDIEEVYTPFGHADYQTIVANIKKFSAGGKTAVISTVNGDSNVPFYKELANQGLKATDVPVVAFSVGEEELRGIDTKPLVGNLAAWNYFESVENPVNKKFVADWKAYAKAHNLPGADKAVTNDPMEATYVGIHMWAQAVEKAKSTDVDKVREAMAGQTFAAPSGFTLTMDKTNHHLHKPVMIGEIQADGQFSVVWQTEKPIRAQPWSPYIPGNDKKPDYAVKSN; from the coding sequence ATGAAGCGTCGCAGTTTGATCAAGGCTTTCACCCTGTCAGCATCGATTGCCGCCATGGGTTTGACCTGGACCGTACAGGCCGCCGAGACCATCAAGGTCGGCATCCTGCACTCGCTGTCCGGGACCATGGCAATCTCCGAAACCTCGCTTAAAGATATGGCGTTGATGACCATCGATGAGATCAACGCCAAAGGCGGTGTGAACGGCAAGATGCTCGAACCGGTAGTGGTGGACCCTGCCTCGAACTGGCCGCTGTTCGCCGAGAAAGGCCGCCAGTTGCTGACCCAGGACAAGGTCGCCGTGGTGTTCGGTTGCTGGACGTCGGTGTCGCGGAAATCGGTGTTGCCGGTGTTCGAAGAACTCAACGGTTTGCTGTTCTACCCGGTGCAGTACGAAGGCGAAGAGATGTCGCCGAACGTGTTCTATACCGGTGCAGCACCGAACCAGCAGGCGATCCCGGCAGTTGAATACCTGATGAGCGAAGAAGGGGGCGGCGCCAAGCGTTTCTTCCTGCTCGGCACCGACTACGTGTACCCGCGCACCACCAACAAAATCCTGCGTTCGTTCCTGCATTCAAAAGGCGTAGCGGATAAAGATATCGAAGAGGTCTACACCCCGTTCGGCCACGCCGATTACCAGACCATCGTTGCCAACATCAAAAAGTTCTCCGCTGGCGGCAAGACTGCGGTGATCTCAACCGTGAATGGCGACTCCAACGTGCCGTTCTACAAAGAGCTGGCCAACCAGGGCTTGAAGGCGACTGACGTACCGGTGGTGGCCTTCTCCGTCGGTGAAGAAGAGCTGCGCGGCATCGACACCAAGCCGCTGGTGGGTAACCTCGCAGCCTGGAACTACTTCGAGTCGGTGGAGAACCCGGTGAACAAAAAGTTCGTCGCCGACTGGAAGGCTTACGCCAAGGCGCACAACCTGCCAGGCGCGGATAAAGCCGTGACCAACGACCCGATGGAAGCCACCTACGTAGGCATCCACATGTGGGCGCAAGCGGTTGAGAAAGCCAAGTCCACCGACGTCGACAAGGTGCGCGAAGCCATGGCCGGCCAGACCTTCGCCGCGCCGTCGGGCTTCACCCTGACCATGGATAAAACCAACCACCACCTGCACAAGCCGGTGATGATCGGCGAGATCCAGGCGGATGGGCAGTTCTCGGTGGTGTGGCAGACCGAGAAACCGATCCGCGCCCAGCCGTGGAGCCCGTACATTCCAGGCAATGACAAGAAGCCGGATTACGCCGTGAAGAGCAACTGA